The Castanea sativa cultivar Marrone di Chiusa Pesio chromosome 11, ASM4071231v1 genome contains a region encoding:
- the LOC142616891 gene encoding uncharacterized protein LOC142616891, which translates to MAMHFNTNIFLLAFFAITGILFPSDNNMVVGQGCKADVVNLVNNCGMFVLRLAPRIDPSPQCCAAVQKANIPCACSRVTSETVKALDMDKVVFVAKFCGRPLPPGSKCGAYNVPPAAYLG; encoded by the exons ATGGCAATGCACTTCAATACCAACATCTTCCTTTTGGCTTTCTTTGCCATTACTGGGATTCTCTTTCCCAGTGACAACAACATGGTTGTTGGCCAAGGTTGTAAAGCTGATGTGGTGAATTTGGTAAACAACTGTGGTATGTTCGTTTTAAGGTTAGCGCCAAGGATAGATCCATCTCCACAATGCTGCGCTGCTGTCCAAAAAGCAAACATTCCTTGTGCATGCAGCCGAGTAACCAGTGAGACTGTGAAGGCACTTGACATGGACAAAGTGGTCTTTGTAGCAAAGTTCTGTGGCAGGCCATTGCCCCCTGGGTCTAAGTGTGGAG CGTACAATGTCCCACCAGCAGCGTATCTTGGATGA